A portion of the Gossypium arboreum isolate Shixiya-1 chromosome 8, ASM2569848v2, whole genome shotgun sequence genome contains these proteins:
- the LOC128279388 gene encoding glycine-rich cell wall structural protein-like, whose amino-acid sequence MSSFSFTALMIALLVTMSAVVSESRVARKDLGLDLGGIGLGVGAGIGLGLGGGSGSGSGAGAGSGSGSGGSSSSSSSSSASSSSSSGGSGAGSEAGSSAGSYAGSRAGSGAGSEAGSSAGSYAGSRAGSGRGRGRGNGN is encoded by the coding sequence ATGTCTTCTTTCAGTTTTACAGCTCTTATGATTGCTTTACTTGTTACCATGTCAGCGGTTGTATCTGAAAGCCGGGTTGCGAGAAAAGACCTCGGCCTGGATCTTGGTGGCATAGGACTTGGGGTTGGAGCAGGGATAGGCCTTGGCTTGGGAGGTGGTAGTGGTTCAGGATCAGGAGCTGGGGCTGGTTCCGGTTCAGGTTCAGGGGGTTCTAGTTCAAGCTCTTCATCTAGTTCAGCATCATCCTCCAGTTCATCTGGTGGGTCTGGTGCAGGTTCTGAAGCTGGTTCATCCGCAGGTTCTTACGCTGGGTCTCGAGCCGGGTCTGGTGCAGGTTCGGAAGCTGGTTCATCTGCCGGTTCCTATGCTGGCTCTCGAGCTGGGTCAGGACGAGGCCGTGGGAGAGGCAACGGCAACTAA